A segment of the Leptolyngbya sp. NIES-3755 genome:
ATAGATCGTGAATTAGGCGATCGTATATCCCGCCTCAGTAATGGCACTTTTCACCGCTGTTTCAGATTCTGCGGTTTCGATTTTGACCAATTTAGTTTTGGTGTCGGCTTGAACGATCGCGGAAGAGTCGATCGTTTTTACAGCTTCGGTAATCGTACTGGCGCAAGCAGAACACGCCATATCGGGGACAGTTAATTCGAGCAACATAATGACGTAAAGAAGATCTCTAGAGTATTAGACCTCTTACAGAAATCTTGGAGTCCTTCCGAAAGAACTCGCCAGAGGATTTGTGTAAGAAGTCTATTCTCATTTTGAACATTCCAGTCAAGTGGAAAGTCAACCTATTTATAGAATTTGTTCCAAAATCGTCGGATCTTGAATTTCTTTGTCCTTGGCAAGCAAAACAACTTTAGAAATCACTTCCGCTGTTTTCGGATCATTATCTACAAATGGTAAAAAGATCCGTCCTCGGTGCTGTGATGGCACTGGAATGATACACAATGCGCCTCCAGGTTGACGGTGTACCATTGCGCTACCTAAATGTACTGAGTAGCTTCCTAAATGTCCTTCGATTAAGACGTGATTGCTCTGAATATGAACATTGGGAAGCTTCAATAATCGACAAGTTTCACGGACTAAGCTCGATCGCATTTCAACAGTGGAAGCGGTTGCTTCTGGATCGACACCCCCCTGATGTGCCACACTCACCACTAAATCCAAATCCCGCAGCACTTCGCTCAATAACATCGGCGGAACTTCTACTAATGGCAATGGTTTCCATTCATCTCGACGGTAGAAACGTACCCCTTCTAAAGTCAATCCTTCTACTTCGAGCGGGGTGGAGTAACCATAGACAAAATCAACTTCAGCAATAATGCCCTCTGCGTGAAACGTTCGTCTTACGCCTTCATCGGGTGTCGCAATCCAGCCACGTTGTCCAAAAAGCGCGATCGCTTGTTTAGTATTAACCTGATGTCCTTCATACCGTTTCGAGATCTTGTCGGATTGCTCTTGAGGCGTGAGGACATACAATTCGCGGAACACTTGCTTGAAGGGCTGAGAAATCGATCGCTCAAAGCAATCCTGTTGCCAAAGATGCCATTCATTTGATTGCAGCAAGTCATAGGGGTGAGCAATTCTTAGAGACTCGGATTCGATTGCGCGAATTGTTCCATTGTGCGATCGCAGTCCGCTTTCGGTGAGATAGCCAATGTCTTGGTCACTGACTAAAATTAATTGACACAACATTGGTGCAAGAACTGGATGTGTCCGAAGCTGCATCAATTCATCTGCTGTAAATCGATCGCCGCGACACATCGCTTGTTCTAACGAGATTCGCATTCGAGAGGCTTGCTTAGTAATGTCTTGTTTACGGCTTGTGAGTGCTTGAATCTGTGGATCTTTCTTGAGCTTTGCAGGAATCGATTTTAGAGCTTTTCCAGCTTTAGAAATTGCAATCTCAGGCTCTCCCAATTCGTTAATCGATAGACTTACGTTTACATCACTGATTGTTACTGTTTGCGCCTGTCCTGATAAATCTGCCACTAAGGATGCTTCCATTGCCCACTGTAGTCTTTGTGGATCAATGTAGCCTGCTGTTCTCGCTAAATTCTCTAAACCGATCGACACTGCGAGTTTTTCGCTTGCCTGACGCTGTGAGCCGAACTTTTTGCTAGAGCGAAGAAACTCTTGTAGTAACTTGTATCGATCGAGTAATTCTTTCTCGCGTTTTTTCCCTTTTGGTAATGGCAATAGTCCAAGAGCACGAACGGAATCTTGATGGCGTTTTTCAGAGATGCGATCGCGAATGGCTTCAATCTGAAGATTTCCTAACATTGCATCCGCGAACAGTTTCGCTCGTTGATGTCCACCACCACTTGAAGCAAACTGCGCTGAATCATACAACTGTTTCCAATGTTCCGGTTTCAATCGCTTCCGTAAATCTAAGAACCAACTCACATCAACTGCACCATCCATCAAGCTCTGAGCAGACAACGGAGTGCGTTCACTAATCTGAGCTTCCCAAGTTTCTCGAACATCTTGCTCGACTGACCAGCTTGTATCTTTCGTATGAGCATGAATCCACCAGACTGCATCAGCAAATCCAACCCATTCCAGTGTGTGTTCGACATAGTT
Coding sequences within it:
- a CDS encoding heavy metal transport protein (similar to AA sequence:cyanobase_aa:LBDG_26010), which encodes MLLELTVPDMACSACASTITEAVKTIDSSAIVQADTKTKLVKIETAESETAVKSAITEAGYTIA